From the Triticum urartu cultivar G1812 chromosome 4, Tu2.1, whole genome shotgun sequence genome, the window CTGCTTAATGGCGGCATATGGACGAACATGGTAATTGGATGGGCGTGGCAGATATCCGCCCCGCCCGTCCGGTCATTCGTCTCTGGCATTGAATAGACGTGGACACCTGAGACGCGTCACAAGCGGCGTCCTCGGCTGGCGCGCCGCTTTAATGGCGGAGGCAATGAGAGGTCGCGTCCACCCTGAGTCGTCTTCAATGTGGAGCGGCACCCTCTATAgtggcatgaatgcgggcagccgGAGCCGGGTGGGAACACAtgcgtgttggggaacgtagtaatttcaaaaaaattcctacgcacatgcaagatcatggtgatgcatagaaacgagaggggagagtgttgtccacgtaccctcgtagaccgaaagcggaagcgttagcacaacgcggttgatgtagtcgtacgtcttcacgatccgaccgatcaagtaccgaacgtacggcacctccgagttcagcacacgttcagcccgatgacgtccctcgaactccgatccagccaagtcttgagggagagtttcgtcagcacgacggcatggtgacgaagatgatgttctaccgatgcagggcttcgcctaagcaccgctacagtattatcgaggtgaactatggtggaggggggcaccgcacaccgctaaaagatcaaacgatcaattgttgtctctagggtgccctgctgcccccgtatataaaggagcaagcggggaggtgcggccggccaggaggggcgcaccaggaggagtcctactcctaccgggagtaggactccctcccttttccttgttggattaggagaagatggggaaagaggtggaggagaagaaggaagggggggaggcgccgcccctctccttgtcctattcagactagggggaggggcgcgcggcccttgccctggccgcctctcctcttctccactaaggcccactatggcccattatcccccggggggttccggtaacccctcggtactccggtaaaattccgatttcacccagaacacttccgatatccaaacatatgcttccaatatatcaatcttcatgtctcgaccatttcgagactcctcggcatgtccgtgatcacatccgggactgcGACCaatctttggtacatcaaaacatataaactcataatataactatcatcgaaacgttaagcgtgtggaccctacgggttcgagaactatgtagacatgaccgagaaacgtctccggtcaataaccaatagcggaacctggatgctcatattggctcccacatattctacgaagatctttatcggtcaaaccgcataacaacatacattgttccctttgtcatcggtatgttactttcccgagattcgatcgtcggtatctcaatacctagttcaatctcgttaccggcaagtctctttacttgttccgtaatacatcatcccgcaactaactcattagttgcaatgcttgcaaggcttaagtgatgtgcattaccgagtgggaccagagatacctctccgacaatcggagtgacaaatcctaatctcgaaatacgccaacccaacaagtaccttcgaagacacctgtagagcacctttataatcacccagttatgttgtgacatttggtagcacacaaagtgttcctccggtaaacgggagttgcataatctcatagtcataggaacatgtataagtcatgaagaaagcaatagcaacaaactaaacaatcaagtgctaagctaaaggaatgggtcaagtcaatcacatcattctcctaatgatgtgatcccgttaatcaaatgacaactcatgtctatggttaggaaacataaccatcttcgatcaacgagctagtcaagtagagacatactagtgacactctgtttgtctatgcattcacacatgtattatgtttccggttaatacaattctagcatgaataataaacatttatcatgatataaggaaataaataataactttattattgcctctatggcatattaccttcagtctcccacttgcactagagtcaataatctagttcacatttttATGTGATTAGCTCACATCTCCATCCGACTAATACCCAAATGggttactagagtcaataatctagttcacatcactatgtgattaacacccaaacgtgtgtgaatacatagacaaacaaagtatcactagtatgcctctacttgactagctcgttgaatcaaagatggttaagtttcctagccatatacatgagttgtcatttgattaacaggatcacatcattagagaatgatgtgattgacttgacccattctgttagcttagcacgatgatcgtttagtttgttgctactactttcttcatgacttatacatgttcctctgactatgagattatgcaacccccaaataccggaggaacactttgtgtgctaccaaatgtcacaacgtaactgggtgattataaaggtgctctacaggtgtctccgatggtacttgttgagttggcatagattgagattaggatttgtcactccgattgtcggagaggtatctctgggccctctcggtaatgcacatcactataagccttgcaagcaatgtgactaatgagttagttgtgggatgatgcattacgaaacgagtaaagagacttgctggtaacgagattgaactaggtattgagataccaacgatcgaatctcgggcaagtaacataccgatgacaaatggaacaatgtatgttgttatgcggtttgactgataaagatcttcgtagaatatgtaggagccaatatgagcatccaggttccgctattgtttattgaccggaaatgagtctcggtcatgtctacatagttctcgaacccgtagggtccgcacgcttaacgttcggtgacgattggtattatgagtttatgttatttgatgtaccgaaggtagttcggagttccggatgagatcggggatatgacgaggagtctcgaaatggtcgagacgtaaaaatcgatatattggacgactatattcggacatcgaaaaggttccgaatgattcaggtatttttcggagtaccggggagttatgAGAATacgggaagaagtattgggcctcaatgggtcaagtggtggaagagaggaggtagggcgcgcggcccccctagcccaaaccgaattggacttgggggccggcccccctttcctccttttcctcactctccttccttctccccttcccgcttcctttcctcctcctagtaggagtaggaaagggagtcctactcctactaggagaaggactcctcctcctggcgcgccctacagggccggctggcctccccccttgctcctttatatacgggggcagggggacatcctagaacacacaagttgatcattgttgatcccttagccgtgtgcggtgcccccctccaccataatccacctcgatcatatcgtagcggtgcttaggagaagccctgcgtcggtagaaacatcatcaccgtcatcacgtcgtcgtgctgacgaaactctcccgtgaagctctgctggatcggagtttgtgggacgtcatcgagctgaacgtgtgctgaactcggaggtgccgtgcgttcggtacttggatcggtcggatcatgaggacgttcgactacatcaaccgcgtcgtgctaatgcttccgctttcgatctacgagggtacgtagacacactctcccctctcgttgctatgcatcaccatgattctatgtgtgtgcgtaggaatttttttgaaattactacgttccccaacacacctCACATTAGGTGGTCCCAATTTTCAAAATGCGCATTTAAATGTTTCAAAAAATCCCAAAAGAATTGTGTATGTTGGCATCAAATGAATTTGCTACTCCTAAAAATTTCAAATCAAAATTCGAAATACACATTGAGAAACAAAAAAAGACAAATCCAGCACGAATGGTTTgcagaacccccccccccccccccccccccccaacattcCTAAAATGACACTTTGGTCCACCTCCTGTGATGCTGCCCATTCAATCTCAGATCGACGGCCAAGGTCATATGGGAGCACCTAATGCGAAGTGCTCCCGTAGCACAGTTATTCTCACCCCTCGGATACTATGTAAGTTTGCATAGGATCTTGCCCCGATGAACTATTAGAACCTATTTAAAAGAATTGTAATGCCATAATCTCTTAAATATTACAATCATTTTACCCCACAAAAAATTATAATAATTAGAGGGAGTAGTAAAAGACATTGATGGTAAGGTCACTGTTGATGTCAAAAGTCAAAGAAAGGGACTAGGTAGAAAGCCACATTAACAATAAGATAGATTCAGTTGAGTGTGCGGCATGTACAAATTCACACATTTCCATCTTCTACTTTTTTCATGACTTTTTATGATTCTTGAAAACATACAAACACATTTTTTTGAGTTCATGTGTGTAGTTTGCAAAATTCCACTCAGTTTCAGTAACCACCATAGACATGTTAATGTTTTGCGGATCTTTGGACAAGTTATTGTAGTTTTGTACTCCCTCTGTCGGTACCGTGACACTTGGGTTCATGGGCCCAACTGCGCACAGCCACAGTAGCCTCTTAGCCAAGACCAACGGCTGAAAGGGCGCCCCAGCAACAAACCTGCTACCATAACCTAGTGATGGCATGCATATCTTTATCAAGATTATCGACTAAAACTCTAAGAAGGAGCCCAAGCTTCATGGCGGTATGCAGATCTTCATCAAGATCTGTCAAAATTCTCTGCAACCAGTGACTAAGTGTCAGAGAAAGCAAGCCCAAGACACCCAACAACAAGCCAGGGTAGCCAACTTCCGGGAATGACCACATTAGGCAACAACCGCTCCACCTAGCCTGCACTTGAAAAGCCGGAACATCAAGCCATCGCATCCCACGCGTGTCGTACTAGTTCTACATGCGCATGCCTTTTACAACACGTGGTGGGGATGCAGGCGTGCCAGTGGAGTGACAAGACGTAGGGGGCCTGAGTCACCCCCAATATTCACGGCATGGTGTATTTCTGTAAGGGTACATGTCGCACCCAGGCCAAGTGACACAGTTTAGCGACAGTGACAAGACAGGCGTTCGTTCCTTGAGACTAGAAGATGACACTTCATCGAGTCTTTATTGCCAATGGCTACCTCAACGGATCTACTGTGGTAagcccttgatctataaaaggagggcctggactatggtggtggtggtggtggtggggggggggggggggtgatctTTCAACCCCGTCTGCATTTACCTCAGAGAAGGATTGTACACTTGGtaaattgcaagtaggagcaagACACACAACACCTCCCCGTTCCGGGAAGGAATTATAGTTCACTATCCAACATATCAACAAACACAAGGCAGGAATAGGATATTATGCAGCCATGTGGCCTGAATTTGGGTAGATCGTAATGTGCTTTACTCTTTCCCATACTAATCCACACTCTGCGCCTCTCCACGAGTCGGCAAAAGGACCCTCTATGTCCTTCTACATGCGTGCAACGACATTCTCCTTTTCAAATTACTCGTCTTAGATTTATCTAGATATaaatgtatctaacactaaaacaTGTTTAGATACATTCCTATTTAGACAAATGTAAGACAAATAAGATGATAATAGTATGTCAACTCATGGCCCTGGGTGTATCTTGGAATACGTAAACAATGGCTACTGCGGTAAGCAAATGTTTCTTTAAGAGCAAGATGGCTGCTTAAGTTAGTCTGATCCGTAAGCAACAACCGATCGAGTGATTAATTGTTTTCATTTATGTGTGATTTTTTATTTAGAATCCTTTTATGTTGGATTAAGCCTTGCCAGAATGGGAGAACGCTTGTGTCGGTATTGATGTTAAAAAAAAAAAGAATGGGAGACAAACTGCACGCCATATCGCACCATTCACTCGTTCAGCCGCGTGGATCGACTCGTGTTGGGTGCACGTAGTCAAAGAAAGAAGGAGATGGGGTACGAGATACGATACGAGCCAACAAAACTCGCAGCATGTCGCCCGCGCCTCGATGCCTCCGGCGGCTTCCTGCGATCCTGTCTGCGTCACCCGCAAGATTCCAACCAACAGATTAGATATCTAGACATAGTGGTATAGATGGAGAAAAAAGTCTAAACAGATCTCATCGGCCCGCCGGCCGGTGGAGAAGATATCAACAGTTTGATGGTTGTATCTCCCTTTTATTATCTTCCAATTCTAATAATCTGGCGATCCTGTTTTTCAAACCAACGCAAGAAACCAATCAGGGCGTATATATAGGGATAGGGAAGGGTCCAACTCCATCCCCGTCTCCATCTCCGTCCCTGGGTCGGGTGCACACTTCTCTCCCACCCCCatctctccctccctcccctgTTCCTTGCCTTATCTCCATTGCCGCCTGCTGCTTCAGCTTGGGCTTAGCTAGCCAGGGAACGAGGAGGAGCGGGTTGTTGTCatggcggcgtcggcggcggcggtgatggaGGAGCTGCGGGGCAGCTTCAGGGAGGGGCGGACGCGGCCGGCCGAGTGGCGGACGGCGCAGCTCAGGGCGCTCGTCAGGATGATCGAGGAGAAGGAGGACGACATCAGCGACGCGCTCCACGCCGACCTCGCCAAGCCGCGCATGGAGGCCTACCTCCACGAGGTATGTCGCAGCTCCATCTCCGTGCCGAATCTTCAAGTTGACTCCAGCAGGATAGGATGATTCTTGGGTTGGCAAGAACTGGACTGGAATTCCAGCTCTGTTTGCATGATTTTCTCTTCCTCCCCGTGCCCGTGCGTGATTGCATCCGGTTTTATAAATCCATGGAAGTAAATTTGATGAGAGCTTTGCCGGCGCTGGATCAGTCGCCCCGAGTTCCTTCGCCTTGACTTTCTCCGTATCTGATCTTCAACGGATCAGTAAAGTTCTTCCCATTAATTGTTCGTCTTGTACAGATACTCCTCACAACTCACAAGATTCGTTTTGTCTTTGGACCATCTTTCCTGCTCCTCGGCCGAATTGGCTCAATCATGCTACTCGGTTAATCGAAACCGTGGCGGGGTTGTCGGCCAGCGGTGCCTTTGGGAAAGTTAGGCGTGTTAGTCCCTTTCCTCGCAACTCTCGGAAAGGGTTGCGtgccaaataaataaataaatgattACTCCTCCATTGCCGGCGGCGTCCCTTCCAAGAAAACCCTCGCTTTGTTTGCTCCGGGGTCAGACGAAGTCTGCAAATTTTCAGTTTGGGCAGCAGATGCAACTTGCATCAGTTTGTACTGCATGCTATCTTTTTCCTCTTTTTGCGAAAAAAGGCTTCCGTTGAAATATCATATTTGTCCGAGGCAGGGGTTCCTAAGCTGGCCAGTCACAGTCTGTAGTTACTGAAGCATTGCTGTTACTATCAAGCTAGGACTAGGAAATGCCACACTAGTCAAATTTGGTGATTGCAATCTGTAAAGCAACAGAAATAAATGAACAGAGAAGCCTGATTGCTTCACAACACTTTTTTGCCGATCTAGTAACTGATGACCACATGTTGTTGACATCTGTCTGTTCATGACTCAGATATCGCTGGCGAAAGGGGCGTGTATGTTTGCCCTCAAGGGGCTCAAGAATTGGATGAAGCCCGACAAGGTAGGGAAATCCATTCTCCACATACTACTGATTACACCTTTTTGTAAATAAAAATCCATTGATTTTGCTGATATGGGATGTGTGACCTTTACTACTTTTTATATATATTCCAGGTACCTTCTGCCATAACTACATTCCCATCCACTGCTCAAATCGTGCCGGAGCCCCTGGGTGTCGTTCTCGTCATATCAGCCTGGAACTATCCTTTCTGTAAGTCAATGGCATTGAACATAGTACGTACTGTGCTATGTAGCGAGACAGTTGAGTAGGGATTTAATCCATGCAATTTGTGTGGGAGAGGCTACGAGGATACACTAGTTAACCATTGATTAAATCTGTTGCCTGATGGTGCTGGAGGATTATGGCATGAGTTTGATATGCTCCCGTGTCCCGCGCGCAAGGATTGGCTACATGCCAATCTGTTTCGTAGTTGGTACCTTTCGTTTTCGTCAAACAAACATCGATTTCTGCAGTTATGCTCTAACGCAATCTTATGCCACAAGTCCTGATTTTTATTTTCAACACATGCGCATTACAACGGCAGGTTTCGACAGTCTTAATTATGGCACCATTACATCTTTGGCGACCAAAAACAAAATTTTAGTTATTATTTTACCATCTAAACACTTAATATCTTGGGACTGGTGCTTTCGACCAGTTGAATTTGGTTAGAAAAATTGTAGATTAGTTTCCCCCTTCTGTATTGAGTATTTTTTCCTTGTTAGATTCCTGGATGATCGCTCGATATTAAGATGACTAATAATCTCACCTTCGTTGTAGTGCTATCCATCGAGCctgtcattggagcaattgctgCTGGGAATGCTGTTGTGCTGAAGCCATCAGAACTTGCGCCAGCAACATCGTCATTGTTCGCGAAGCTGCTACCAGAGTACGTCGATAGCTCGTGTATAAAAGTTGTGGAGggaggtgtcactgaaacaggtGCACTCTTACAACAAAAATGGGATAAGATCTTCTACACAGGTTAAGTTCTTACCTGTCAAATAGTTTCTGCTTCTTCAATTAATGTTATGTTCCTAATAGTGCGCGTGTTCATTTGAACTGCAGGAAATGGTAATGTAGCCCGCGTAGTGTTGGCAGCAGCTGCGAAGCATCTAACCCCTGTTGCTCTGGAGCTCGGTGGAAAATGCCCTGTTATTGTTGACTCTAACGTCGATCTGCATGTAAGCGATATCTAAAAATATTGTCAACTCTTACAAAAAAAAGTAGTCTTTTGGTTTTCTTAACAGAGATTTTCCTTCAAGGTTGCTGCTAAGAGGATTGCTGTTGGTAAATGGGGCTGTAACAATGGCCAGGCATGCATTGCTCCCGATTACATCATAACGACAAAAGCATTCGTTACAGAACTGGTATCTACACTACTATTATAACTACCAGCCAGATAATTGCTTCTGCCAACTGAAGTTCTATACATTTACTTATCTACGAAATAAACTTTCTACAGGTCGACTCTTTGAAAAGAGTCTTGGAAAGGTTCTATGGGGAGGATCCGTTGCAATCGGCGGACCTGTCTCGTATTGTGAGTATTAGCCATTTCGAACGATTAGCGAAGTTGATAGAGGACAAGGAAGTTGCCACCAAGATTCAGCTCGGTGGTCAGACAGATCAGGAGCAACTGTGAGAACTCTTTATAGCGTGAACTTTCAGTCACAAACTCACAGTTGGGTTTTGGAAGGTGTTTGATTGAGCGCTAACTTTTGTTTCTTATGTCGCAGAAAAATAGCTCCTACGGTGTTGGTAGATGTTCCTCTTGATACAGAACTTATGACAGGGGAAATATTTGGCCCCATGCTTCCAATTATAACGGTTGGTACTCCTGCCTTGATTTTCCTACAGTGCATGAAGTCTGCATGACAGTATTCAGAATTAAACCTAACTCTGTTTGGATTCCTTTTAACTATGGTTGTCAGGTCGACAAGATTGAAGAAAGCATCACACACATCAACGCCGGGGCGAAGCCACTGGCGGCCTACCTCTTCACCAAGGACAAGAAACTGCAACAAGATTTCGTCTCAAACGTCTCGGCAGGAGGCATGCTCGTCAACGACGTCGCCCTACACGTAACTGCTCATGAACTCTGTGAATCAATCTTCTGTACCAAAAACATGCTTCCTCCTGAACACATCACATTTTACAGCTGACGAACCCACATTTGCCGTTCGGTGGCGTGGGCGACAGCGGCACGGGGTCGTACCATGGCAAGTTCAGCTTCGACTGCTTCACCCACAGAAAGGCAGTGCTGATCCGCGGGTTCGGTGGCGAGGCGAACGCAAGGTACCCACCCTACACGGCAGAGAAACAGAGGATCTTGAGGGGCCTCATCAAGGGCAGCTTCTTTGCGCTGATCCTTGCGCTCCTGGGGTTCCCAAGGGAGAAGCGTTAGCTGAGTTGAGTTCCCTCCCTTCTCCAGTACAGCATAGCAGgattgttcatgttcatgagggTGATGTGCAGGACTGGTGATGTGGTGCACTTCTGCACTGTGAAGCGCCAGTGCGCGAGTGTGTTAAACAGGTGTAAAATATGGGACTATCATCGGATTTCTGGATGTAATTTAATTTTACATAAATAAACCTGGTTTGCTACTTACTCCAGCGTGAAGGATGAAGAGGATTACGCCCTGCTTAAAAAATTGCAAGAATTATCTGTAATGTTCATCATTTCATTGCATTGTGAGACTAGCTGCATTTGTTAATTAAGAGAGTTTAGAACAAGCTTGACAGCCCGAAGGACCGGTTGCACAAAAGCCTACTCCCCGGCATAATATTACACAAATGAGTTACTCCCGTCAAACCCCAATTCTTCGCCTCGCATCGGATTTTTGACCCTTATTGTTGAAGATCCTCGCATTGTGTTCATTCCAAATCTCTCAAGCCACAAGCATGTTGACCGAAGCCATAGCCTTTTGGCGAGCGAGGCCATCATGCACAGTGCCGTACCACCAAGATTTGACGCCTGGGAAGCCATGCCAAACGTCCTTGTAACCATGCACCCCCACCTTAATGGAGAATCTGAACTTGAAGAGGAGGTGTGGCGCCGACTCCAATACTTGGTTACGAAGTGGGCAATTGCCGCAATTTGGCCAGACAAAAAAACTTACACTTGGGCGGCGCCCAATTCTTCCAGATTGTGGTCTTGAAGCTCCTTGTCGTGGCACCAATGAGGTGCTACCTATATGCCAAGGCCATGGAATAGCGACCCAAGGCAGTTAACTTCCAAGTAATGGTGTCAGCTGTCATGAAGATGGGACAGAAGTGTCCAAAGCAAAGTGAATTACTGGATGTGCACCACCGTGGGTCCATTTGACAAACTGATCTGGTCCACCCAGGCTCCGTTCTGGATAGCTTTCCTCACACATCATTTGGCTTTTGGATATGTCAATAATAAGAGATACACTGTGCTTTGGCCTTAGTCCTCCAGCCAAGCCAATTCTGAGAAGCTCGCCTTGTTTCCATCTCCAACGGCGAGCTTAGTAAGCCCATGAAACACAT encodes:
- the LOC125550836 gene encoding aldehyde dehydrogenase family 3 member H1-like, whose translation is MAASAAAVMEELRGSFREGRTRPAEWRTAQLRALVRMIEEKEDDISDALHADLAKPRMEAYLHEISLAKGACMFALKGLKNWMKPDKVPSAITTFPSTAQIVPEPLGVVLVISAWNYPFLLSIEPVIGAIAAGNAVVLKPSELAPATSSLFAKLLPEYVDSSCIKVVEGGVTETGALLQQKWDKIFYTGNGNVARVVLAAAAKHLTPVALELGGKCPVIVDSNVDLHVAAKRIAVGKWGCNNGQACIAPDYIITTKAFVTELVDSLKRVLERFYGEDPLQSADLSRIVSISHFERLAKLIEDKEVATKIQLGGQTDQEQLKIAPTVLVDVPLDTELMTGEIFGPMLPIITVDKIEESITHINAGAKPLAAYLFTKDKKLQQDFVSNVSAGGMLVNDVALHLTNPHLPFGGVGDSGTGSYHGKFSFDCFTHRKAVLIRGFGGEANARYPPYTAEKQRILRGLIKGSFFALILALLGFPREKR